In Rhinoraja longicauda isolate Sanriku21f chromosome 6, sRhiLon1.1, whole genome shotgun sequence, the following proteins share a genomic window:
- the LOC144594716 gene encoding adenosine receptor A2b yields MYFSVSNQTTVAELTSMVEDNVTGLGPSRCMEEPGATLKTCIIAVMCGLIILGNTAVILVISSSVAGWSGNSRYVLISLTGADAALALIVIPLNLYASSVPHLRNHTDSPFCHVVVFLDATILTSSIYSLATISIERYIAVFFPLRYGRLMTNCRIKALIALVWLLPPVLLFPISIPHGIVKVYFSSASLICNLDFSSNVPYTLTLTAFIFFPCSLIMTFANCRLWFAARSQRKRFKLSKLSRRHDAASRILLPVVIVYYICWTPCVCNMIYQALTHQRVPEWLEFVALWLPCGNGFFNCIVYFWLNKSFRKKFQEMGQKLCYLFAGINKPVNNVNLDTVKFVVINLN; encoded by the exons ATGTACTTTAGTGTTAGCAACCAGACAACTGTGGCCGAGCTCACCAGCATGGTTGAAGACAACGTGACCGGCCTCGGGCCCAGCAGATGCATGGAGGAGCCAGGCGCCACCTTGAAGACGTGCATCATTGCGGTGATGTGCGGCCTGATCATCCTGGGGAACACCGCTGTGATTCTGGTCATCTCCTCCTCGGTGGCAGGCTGGTCTGGAAACAGCCGCTATGTCCTCATCTCACTGACTGGAGCTGACGCCGCCCTGGCGCTGATAGTCATCCCCCTGAACCTGTACGCGAGCAGCGTGCCACACCTCCGCAACCACACTGACTCTCCCTTCTGCCACGTCGTGGTGTTTCTGGACGCCACCATCCTCACCTCCTCCATCTACTCCCTGGCCACCATCAGCATCGAACGCTACATCGCCGTCTTCTTCCCCCTCCGCTACGGCAGACTGATGACCAACTGCAGAATCAAAGCCCTCATTGCTCTTGTCTGGCTCTTGCCTCCGGTCCTTCTATTCCCCATATCCATCCCACACGGGATTGTCAAAGTTTACTTCTCCAGCGCGTCCTTGATCTGCAATCTAGATTTTTCCAGCAATGTGCCTTACACGCTGACGTTGACGGCCTTCATCTTCTTTCCCTGCTCGCTCATCATGACCTTCGCTAATTGCCGTCTCTGGTTTGCAGCCAGGAGTCAGAGGAAACGGTTTAAGCTGTCAAAGTTGAGCAGGAGGCACGATGCTGCTTCCAGAATCCTGCTGCCCGTGGTTATTGTCTATTACATCTGCTGGACTCCCTGTGTCTGCAACATGATCTACCAGG CTCTAACGCACCAGAGGGTACCAGAATGGTTGGAATTTGTTGCCTTATGGTTGCCATGTGGAAATGGCTTCTTCAACTGCATTGTATACTTTTGGTTAAACAAGAGTTTCAGAAAAAAGTTCCAAGAAATGGGACAAAAGCTTTGCT ATTTGTTTGCGGGCATCAATAAACCTGTGAACAATGTCAACTTGGATACTGTCAAATTTGTAGTAATAAACCTGAATTAA